In Mus pahari chromosome 23, PAHARI_EIJ_v1.1, whole genome shotgun sequence, the DNA window GGGCAGCCACTCCTGCCCATGGCCACCTCTTGGCTTGGGCTCTCATTCATCAAGGGCTCGAAGACTGTAAGGTCAGGGCCAGAGGGCATGGGTTACAAAGCGGGGACAGCACCGAGCTGGGCACTGACGCCCAAAAGCAGATGGGGTGGGGCACTCCCTGGCTCCCAAGGAAGCCACTACTGGGCTCCATGCACAGCACCCTGCAGGCTAGGCTTCCTCCCAGTTGCCCCAGCCAGCTGTCCCAAGGGGGCGCAGGGCCTGTGCACACCGTTCTCTTGGAAGAATACCTGACCCCCAATACCCCGGCTGGGTCAGCCGTAGGGGAGAAAGAGCTGACCCCTGACCCTTGATCCCTGACTGACACACagcaagtgctcaataaatacttgttgaggtggggggaggaaaggggaggcatGCGGCACGTCCCAGAGTGAGTCCCCAGCAGCCAGGCCAGCCCGCTGCCACAGCTATCCATGGCTGTCCATGGCTGTCCACAGCAGCCCAGCACCAAGTCCTGTCCTGAGGCCAAGATCCCCTCAGGCCAGAAGAGTTAGTAGGGTCCTGCTCAAAGTTGGGAGGCAGGGCTTCCAGCAGCAGGAAAGTGGATGGGTCAGCTGGGCATGGCTGGGAGCATCGCAACAGGGCCAGGGTCAGGTGAGGCCCAAAACCAAGTCTGCCTTGAACTTTAATGAGGTTCGGAAAAACTGTCTATCCAATGAGCTTGCCTGAGCCCCACCTGGCCATGCCTGGGCCACACCAAGGAACAGGGTGTGGGCCTGGAGGATGGGTTCCCCTACTGTCCAGCGCCGCCTGTCCTGCCACATGAACGCAGAATCCTGGGGCCTCCGGGCTCTCTTCCTTAGGGTTTATGCTTGAAGTGGGCTTCCACTAAAAACGAGAATGTTCTAACCTTGGGAGCTGCCAGCTCACCCAGCCTCCCCTCCTCGGCCTGTGACTCCCCCCCACAAGCCCTCCCCCAGTCTGAGTCTCCCCCACAgcctgagcccccccccccagtctgagGCCTCCCCTCCACAGCCTGTCCAGGGGCCCCTGGCCAGCAGCAGGAGTCTGCTGGGGTGCCACACCATACTAGGGGCCTTCACCTACCTCACCGCTGCCCTCCTGCCCCACGCCTGCCCCCTCTCACCTGCATACTCCTGAGGCAGCATAGGCCTGTCCACCACCTTCTGGAAGGCCGCAATCCACTCCCTCTGGTCTGACTCCGTCTCACAAGTGAACAGGAATTTGCGGTCAGGGGTGACAATGGTTATGCCGTGTGGCCAGTGGTGACCCTGGGTGGACAGTGGGAGGCCCTCCAGGACAGTGTATCCGCTTTCCTTGCTGCCAATGAAGACTTCCCCACGGGCAAAGGCATCCTGTGAATGAGAAGAGGCTGGGGCGTGAGGAGGGAGCCCCCTCCCCTTGGctgtcctctctgcttcctctcccagcACAGCCGCCTAGGTCCCTGAGGAATCCCGGCCCTGTTCCCTCCCCAATCGGTCCCTGAAACTGGTGAGTCAGGGGACCATGGTCCGCCTTTCCTTACCAAGGGGTCTTTGAAGTACATGAGCCTTCGGTCATCCATGGTGAACCAACGCTTCCGGAAGCCTTCTGTCTGCTGTGGGTCAGGGAGGATAGTGAGCATCAGCAGGCCCAGGGTGTACCTCTGCCCCAGGTGACCACCACTCAACAGCCAGTGGGCACCACTCTGGCCAACCAGTGCAGGAGGAACCCTGGCCATGCCTGAGATTCAGGTTGGAAGCCACCACTTCCACACAGCAGAGCAAATGTGAATGAAGGTCCCTCTGAAGAGGGGCCTGAAGGCTGGAGGCTCAGGCAGACTCAAGCCCTAGTGACCTGCAACCCGGTCACTCTCCTAGATCCTGGGTCCTCATCCTAGCACCAGAGCGACAGACAAGGAGCCGCAAGAACCAccctgagctgggcgtggtggcgcacgcctttaatcccagcacttgggaggcagaagcaggcggatttctgagttcaagtccatctacagagtgagttccaggacagccaggtctacaaagagaaaccctgtctcgaaaaaaaaaaaaaaagaaccacccTGAAGCTCAAGGATACTTTGCGATGCACCTAGGAAAGGTGGCACTGGCACTCAGTGAGTCCAGTGACCTAGTGACCCTTAACCCCTCAGCCTGACCCCAAGCCACCCCCAGACAGACAAAGGCAAGATGTCGGACCTTGAACAAGCCTGGAAGTACTTTGCTCTCCCCTACCTTGGGCCCCGTCTTCTCCATGTAGCCTTCCTTCAGGTAGTTCCTAGAGAGCTTGGGCACCAGCTGGGACAGAACAGACGGTGGTGAGGCCCACCCCGTGTCACCCCCTAGACTGAACACAGCATGGCATGGTCTCCCGAAGCTGGGTCCCAACCCCAGAAAGTACTACAGTCAACTCTGCTGCCCTTCTAGGGACGTTCATGCCCTTGTTCAGTCTTGTGACCGCCTCCCTCCGCACCCCCGCTACCCTGCAGGGTGACTCTGGGACAGCCACTCACATCTGCATCGCTGGCTCCTGGGAAAGCCACCTGCAGGTAGTGGAAGCGGGCTGCTCGTAGTGCATTGAACCAGTCCACGATCTCCTGAGGGCCGAAGTTGTTGCAGTGAGTGGCGACTCCTGAGCCTGTCTCCTCCACAGACCCCCTCACCCGGGCTGGCACTCTGTGCAGCCTCACTGcgggatggggatgggatagaCCCCCACTGCCTACCCCCACCGTGTGCCAAGATGGGGCCCGTCTGGTGACCCCGGTCAGGGAACAAcgggctgaggcaggggactgaGAGGGGACATCTGGGCTCCGCGTGTCACAGCTATCTCTCAGCACCCAGCTCTCTATCCTGGCTCAGATCCCAGCAGGCCCCTCCCAGATCCTGCACACATCTGGGGTCTCCCAGTCCTGGCAGGGTTCACAGTGGCCTGGAGCTATGACTGGTCCACGCCACAGGAACCCTGCCTGCCTCGCCCAGAACCTGCCCAGTTTTGTCTTCCCCGTGCTTCTGGTAAAACCCACAGCACTGCCAACACCAGAACGAGGCAGAGCCCAGCATGTGTGTCGCCTGCATCTACTCCCTCCACGACCACTGCCTCTCACAGTCCTGTCCCCATGTTCCCACTCACAAGTGGCCCTACCCACTTCCTCTTTGGTCCCACGCCCTTCAGCTAGCTGACCGTCTCCACCCTAATcccccctctcttgctctcctgcgCTGTCTCCCTGCTGTGGGGCAGACCTGAAGCCCCTCACAATTGCTGATCCCCCTCTCAATGCTTGCAATAGCTCACACTTAGCCCAGCATCAGCCTTCCCAAACCCTCGGCTTTGGGCACCAGGGACTCAGCCTCGGGCCTGTCCGTTGTCCCCACTACCCGACCAAGCTCCAGGCTCCAAGCTCCAggccccttctccctcccacctctctcccttcccagttcAGATTGGGTTCTGGGCTGGGATGGTGGTTGAGTCAGTAGAACGAGTACTttgcaagcatgagaatctgagtttgaagcctggTGTGGGGACCtgagcttgtaatcccagcactggggaggaggaggcgggAGGTCTCCTGCACTTGACACCCAGCCAACCTAGTTTAACCACTTAAATCCATGCCAAGGGGAGACCTtgtgtctaaaaaaataaaaataaaaaattaaaaaaaaaaatagagggctggtgagatggcttagcagttaagagcaataactgctcttccagaggccatgagttcaaatcccagcaaccacatggtggctcacaaccatccgtaatgagaagTAAATAAAGAACCTAAAGCCATCTGCAGTAGAAAACAgacgcctgtaaccccagtgcaaGGCGGGAGGAAGAGCCACCCTGGCATGCACAGTGTTGGGGACaaagagatcccatctcaaatgAGGACCggcacccaaggttgtcctctgacctccacatgcagcAAGCGGCACACGTGTGcctgcacacttacacacactgtacacacacacgtgtgctgCACACTTACACACgctgtacacacacgtgtgcctgcacacttacacacactgtacacacacatgtgtgtctgcacacttacacacactgtacacacacatgtgtgctgcaCTTACACACgctgtacacacacgtgtgcctgcacacttacacacactgtacacacacgtgtgcctgcacacttacacacactgtacacacacacatgtgtgctgcaCTTACACACgctgtatatacacatgtgtgcctgcacacttacacacactgtacacacacacgtgtgctgCACTTACACATgctgtacacacacgtgtgcctgcacttacatacacacacatgtgtgctgcacttacactgtacacacacgtgtgcctgcacacttacacacactgtacacacacgtgtgttgCACTTATACACgctgtacatacacatgtgtgcctgcacacttacacacactgtacacacacacgtgtgctaCACTTACACACgctgtatacacacatgtgcctgcacttacgtacacacacatgtgtgctgcaCTTACACtcgctgcacacacacatgtgcctgtacTTACacatgctgtacacacacacacacacacacacacacacacacacacacacacggctgtaAAACCTGGGACCTGAGACTCCCCACAGCACCCGAGAACCTGTACCCAGGTGGGATCCCACTTCCTCCTGCCCCAGGTCCTTTGCACACCCCCTCTGCTCTTTGGAACACTATCTTCCCCATCACACGCTCCTCCACCCAGTTTTCATAGTTGGGGTTCTGGCCCACACTGAGGTCTCTGCTCATCCCTAGAGTGCTCGAGGTTGACACGTGTCACCTTGGCTCAGCACAGCTGTCCTTGGAGAGCAGAGGGATGCTGGGGTCCCCACTGTGGAAGAGCATAGTGTTTTAGTGGCAGAAGGTCCCCCATGTCTTCCCAAGGAACATGAAGCTGAAGGTCTGGGGTGAAATCACTCCTCTCACACCCTGAGCCAGGATTTTCTGGAAACAGCTAACATCGCTTGAGACCTCTCAAGGTGGTCTAGTGCTCGCTCTCtccacagggtctcactatggatccctggctggcctgggactcacctTGTAGGCCATTAGGGTTCTGTATAAACACATAGAGATCGGCCTGCTTCTGCCCCCACCCAAGTGCTAAATCAAAGACAAGTGCCACTACGTCCCACCTATGCTTGAGAGATGTTTATTAAAAACCTAAAGCCACGAGACACAGAGACGAGCCATGGGCTGGAAGGTAGCCAGCAGATGAGGTGGCATGAGTGGGTAGGAGCCCCAGGGTAGCTACTACATGCCAGCTGCACATGAGATGAAATGTCTATGGGTCTAACTGGGCCCATCTAGGTCCCTCAGGGCCTCCGGTGGCTTCCGTATAAGCCCAACGACAGGATCCCCAGGGCAAGCCAGCTGCTAGCCAAATCATCGAGCCCTGGGTTCAACTGAGAGAACTCCCGTCAGTGAATTAGGTGGAGAGTGGTTAGAAAGACTCCTAGCACGAAGCTTGGGCCAGCACATGAATGCAGGCACACCTGCACGCTCCTGTACCCATACACATGGACAAAACATACACATGCCACAAAGACATGCCAGACAAAGGAATAAAACAGAGAAGtgtaaaaaaagataaatgagccgggtggtggtggtgcacgcctttaatcccagcactcgggaggcagaggcaggtggatttctgagttcgaggccagcctggtctacaaagtgagttccaggacNNNNNNNNNNNNNNNNNNNNNNNNNNNNNNNNNNNNNNNNNNNNNNNNNNNNNNNNNNNNNNNNNNNNNNNNNNNNNNNNNNNNNNNNNNNNNNNNNNNNNNNNNNNNNNNNNNNNNNNNNNNNNNNNNNNNNNNNNNNNNNNNNNNNNNNNNNNNNNNNNNNNNNNNNNNNNNNNNNNNNNNNNNNNNNNNNNNNNNNNNNNNNNNNNNNNNNNNNNNNNNNNNNNNNNNNNNNNNNNNNNNNNNNNNNNNNNNNNNNNNNNNNNNNNNNNNNNNNNNNNNNNNNNNNNNNNNNNNNNNNNNNNNNNNNNNNNNNNNNNNNNNNNNNNNNNNNNNNNNNNNNNNNNNNNNNNNNNNNNNNNNNNNNNNNNNNNNNNNNNNNNNNNNNNNNNNNNNNNNNNNNNNNNNNNNNNNNNNNNNNNNNNNNNNNNNNNNNNNNNNNNNNNNNNNNNNNNNNNNNNNNNNNNNNNNNNNNNNNNNNNNNNNNNNNNNNNNNNNNNNNNNNNNNNNNNNNNNNNNNNNNNNNNNNNNNNNNNNNNNNNNNNNNNNNNNNNNNNNNNNNNNNNNNNNNNNNNNNNNNNNNNNNNNNNNNNNNNNNNNNNNNNNNNNNNNNNNNNNNNNNNNNNNNNNNNNNNNNNNNNNNNNNNNNNNNNNNNNNNNNNNNNNNNNNNNNNNNNNNNNNNNNNNNNNNNNNNNNNNNNNNNNNNNNNNNNNNNNNNNNNNNNNNNNNNNNNNNNNNNNNNNNNNNNNNNNNNNNNNNNNNNNNNNNNNNNNNNNNNNNNNNNNNNNNNNNNNNNNNNNNNNNNNNNNNNNNNNNNNNNNNNNNNNNNNNNNNNNNNNNNNNNNNNNNNNNNNNNNNNNNNNNNNNNNNNNNNNNNNNNNNNNNNNNNNNNNNNNNNNNNNNNNNNNNNNNNNNNNNNNNNNNNNNNNNNNNNNNNNNNNNNNNNNNNNNNNNNNNNNNNNNNNNNNNNNNNNNNNNNNNNNNNNNNNNNNNNNNNNNNNNNNNNNNNNNNNNNNNNNNNNNNNNNNNNNNNNNNNNNNNNNNNNNNNNNNNNNNNNNNNNNNNNNNNNNNNNNNNNNNNNNNNNNNNNNNNNNNNNNNNNNNNNNNNNNNNNNNNNNNNNNNNNNNNNNNNNNNNNNNNNNNNNNNNNNNNNNNNNNNNNNNNNNNNNNNNNNNNNNNNNNNNNNNNNNNNNNNNNNNNNNNNNNNNNNNNNNNNNNNNNNNNNNNNNNNNNNNNNNNNNNNNNNNNNNNNNNNNNNNNNNNNNNNNNNNNNNNNNNNNNNNNNNNNNNNNNNNNNNNNNNNNNNNNNNNNNNNNNNNNNNNNNNNNNNNNNNNNNNNNNNNNNNNNNNNNNNNNNNNNNNNNNNNNNNNNNNNNNNNNNNNNNNNNNNNNNNNNNNNNNNNNNNNNNNNNNNNNNNNNNNNNNNNNNNNNNNNNNNNNNNNNNNNNNNNNNNNNNNNNNNNNNNNNNNNNNNNNNNNNNNNNNNNNNNNNNNNNNNNNNNNNNNNNNNNNNNNNNNNNNNNNNNNNNNNNNNNNNNNNNNNNNNNNNNNNNNNNNNNNNNNNNNNNNNNNNNNNNNNNNNNNNNNNNNNNNNNNNNNNNNNNNNNNNNNNNNNNNNNNNNNNNNNNNNNNNNNNNNNNNNNNNNNNNNNNNNNNNNNNNNNNNNNNNNNNNNNNNNNNNNNNNNNNNNNNNNNNNNNNNNNNNNNNNNNNNNNNNNNNNNNNNNNNNNNNNNNNNNNNNNNNNNNNNNNNNNNNNNNNNNNNNNNNNNNNNNNNNNNNNNNNNNNNNNNNNNNNNNNNNNNNNNNNNNNNNNNNNNNNNNNNNNNNNNNNNNNNNNNNNNNNNNNNNNNNNNNNNNNNNNNNNNNNNNNNNNNNNNNNNNNNNNNNNNNNNNNNNNNNNNNNNNNNNNNNNNNNNNNNNNNNNNNNNNNNNNNNNNNNNNNNNNNNNNNNNNNNNNNNNNNNNNNNNNNNNNNNNNNNNNNNNNNNNNNNNNNNNNNNNNNNNNNNNNNNNNNNNNNNNNNNNNNNNNNNNNNNNNNNNNNNNNNNNNNNNNNNNNNNNNNNNNNNNNNNNNNNNNNNNNNNNNNNNNNNNNNNNNNNNNNNNNNNNNNNNNNNNNNNNNNNNNNNNNNNNNNNNNNNNNNNNNNNNNNNNNNNNNNNNNNNNNNNNNNNNNNNNNNNNNNNNNNNNNNNNNNNNNNNNNNNNNNNNNNNNNNNNNNNNNNNNNNNNNNNNNNNNNNNNNNNNNNNNNNNNNNNNNNNNNNNNNNNNNNNNNNNNNNNNNNNNNNNNNNNNNNNNNNNNNNNNNNNNNNNNNNNNNNNNNNNNNNNNNNNNNNNNNNNNNNNNNNNNNNNNNNNNNNNNNNNNNNNNNNNNNNNNNNNNNNNNNNNNNNNNNNNNNNNNNNNNNNNNNNNNNNNNNNNNNNNNNNNNNNNNNNNNNNNNNNNNNNNNNNNNNNNNNNNNNNNNNNNNNNNNNNNNNNNNNNNNNNNNNNgagagggagagggagagggggagggagaggggagggagagtcagagtCAGTCTCAGGCCACCCCCTCCCAGGCACAGCTTCTCAGAACGAGATTGCAGGTGTGttaaaagggagaagggaaaggtgaGGCGCAGAACAGTCCACCCACGTCCCTAGACGTTTAGACAGCCCTGGACCTGGGTGGACAGGAGCCATGGCAGGCAAGCTCAGGTAAGTGAGGCAGCGTCCTGGAGAGAGGAGCTTGGATCCTGCCAGACTCTGAACACGATGTGAGTGACATCTCAGGTGTGAGGGCTCAGGGGAGCAGAAGTGCAGGAGACCCTTAACTTCCCAGCAAACGGTGCCCAAGCCAGGCATGCGGCAACTTCCCAGGGGATCAGCCCAAACTCCAGCTTCCCTGGCCTTTCCATAccacgcatgtgtgtgcacacgtgcacgcgcacacacgcacgcacgcacgcgcacacacacccatacagagATGGCTGCAGCAGAGCTGGATTAGTGCCCCTTGGGGACGGGGAGCATTGCCTTGCCTCTCCCCACTCACTTAGTGGTGCCCCCCAGACCAGTCCATCCAGGTCACCTTGCCGTCTTCATGGTAGATAAAGATGTTGCGGGTGCTGTTGTCCTTCAAGTAGGTGACCTGCAGGCCGTGGGGGTGGCCCATCTTGGCTGGCTGGAAGGTGGCGTTCAGGTGCTCGATCTTCATGACAGCCTTAGGCTCCTTGGCCTGTGAAGGGAAGCTAGTGGGAAGCCCAGACAGCACTGGGGTCTAAACAAGGGAGGCCAGCGGCACACCTACTGTTACTTAACCTTTCTGACCCCCAGATGCCTGGTCTGTGGTTGAAAGGTAAATTTCTACTTCCTTGGGTGATGGAGACTAAATGACCCTTAGTGGCTGGGTAAAATGTCCCCAAATCTGCTACCCTTTGTGTTCTTTGTCCTGTCCTGACCCAATTCTTGCTTGCGTGTGCACCTGGAACTTGCAGTCTGGGATTGCTCGCCAggaacccctccccctccccaccccgcccccagtgCTCGCCaggaacccctcccccaccccacccccagtgctcaCCAGgaaccccctacccccaccctgcctccagaTCTGTTTACTCCTCCCAGTTACTCAGGCAAAGCAGGTTTCTCCATGGTCCTGCCAAGGTCCAGGGAGCAGTGTGACTAACCCCATCCCTGTCCCTCAGTCTCTAGGCATGTCTCCTTGTGTCCCCCACCCCAAAGGGTGGCCCTTTCTAGGTGTTAAGGGACCCAGAGAAGGGGCCACTATACACTTGGCTGTGTAGCCCTAGGGCGATTGCTAGATATCTCTGAGCCAATACTGCACCCATCAACCAGGAAGCTGCCATCTTGGACAACAGCACCACAGAGCCAGGCACACCTTCCATGCAGCCAGCCCCACAGCAAGGCAGCAGCCAGCCACCTCCAGGCGGGTCCCGCCCTGCCCTGCAACAGCCACACAGCTGCCCTGAGGCACCGTCCCCATCTGTTCTAGGGAGCATCTGCTAGGGGGCACCTCAGGCTTCCCGGGACCATTCCCAGCAAACCCACCCCAAGCCTGGctcctgcaggcaccaggcaggggcaggggtcaGTCCTGCGTGGGGGTGGAGGAGTTAGTGTGTGGATGCATACATGCATGGTGTTTCCCCAGAGGGGTCCATCATAAGGGCTGCTCCCTGAGAGGACTGACGGGGAAGGAGCTGAAAGACGGCACCCACGCACAGTAGAAGGGCTAGTCCCCCACGTGGAAAGGTCACCCTTGGCTCCATGGAGGGCTCACATCGTTTTTGTTGAAGTATTTCAGGGCACCCTCTCGTTCTGTCAGCACAAACTTCCGGCTTAAGAACTGTCCGTTGTCCCGCCCACGCTTCCAGAGGAGGCCCTCGCGGTAgcctgggggagagagagaaacagtcaaGGAGACTCTCCTTAGCTAACCGAACCTCTGTCCCTGACCCAGGTACCCTCCACTGCAGGGTGGACACATCGAGGGCTGCAGGTCTCATCTGCCTGTCTGCCCTGCCATTGGCTTGTGACCCACTGCCCAGAGAGgccttgatcctcctgccacagTACAAACTCTGGAGCCCAGGCCAGCTTTGCCCCAGATCCTCCCACCTGGACAAGCCACCGAAGAAGCAGGACCTGGGGTCATCGTTGGGAACAACGGATTTAAGGATGAGGTTGGAGACAATGGATTTGAGGTGGCCCGGGGCTGCCAGACAAGTCTAAGGTCACGGAAAGAAAGAGGTTCTTGGACATGAGAAGGGACAGGAACAGACTGAGTTACGAGCCCCATGATGCCAGAGGCCAGCCGAAAGCACCCTCCCAGAGCCCTAGGTCTACGATGCAGGGGTGGACTAGCTTTGAGGACCTTGGTACAGTTCTGCTTCAGGTCTGCTATTTCCCTTTTGGCAAAAATGCACTCTCCCTGAgctgtggtgcatgcctttaatcgcagaggcagagggagaggcagagaggcagaggcagaggcagaggcagaggcagaggcagaggcagaggcagaggcagaggcagaggcagaggcagaggcagaggcagagaggcagaggcaNNNNNNNNNNNNNNNNNNNNNNNNNNNNNNNNNNNNNNNNNNNNNNNNNNNNNNNNNNNNNNNNNNNNNNNNNNNNNNNNNNNNNNNNNNNNNNNNNNNNNNNNNNNNNNNNNNNNNNNNNNNNNNNNNNNNNNNNNNNNNNNNNNNNNNNNNNNNNNNNNNNNNNNNNNNNNNNNNNNNNNNNNNNNNNNNNNNNNNNNNNNNNNNNNNNNNNNNNNNNNNNNNNNNNNNNNNNNNNNNNNNNNNNNNNNNNNNNNNNNNNNNNNNNNNNNNNNNNNNNNNNNNNNNNNNNNNNNNNNNNNNNNNNNNNNNNNNNNNNNNNNNNNNNNNNNNNNNNNNNNNNNNNNNNNNNNNNNNNNNNNNNNNNNNNNNNNNNNNNNNNNNNNNNNNNNNNNNNNNNNNNNNNNNNNNNNNNNNNNNNNNNNNNNNNNNNNNNNNNNNNNNNNNNNNNNNNNNNNNNNNNNNNNNNNNNNNNNNNNNNNNNNNNNNNNNNNNNNNNNNNNNNNNNNNNNNNNNNNNNNNNNNNNNNNNNNNNNNNNNNNNNNNNNNNNNNNNNNNNNNNNNNNNNNNNNNNNNNNNNNNNNNNNNNNNNNNNNNNNNNNNNNNNNNNNNNNNNNNNNNNNNNNNNNNNNNNNNNNNNNNNNNNNNNNNNNNNNNNNNNNNNNNNNNNNNNNNNNNNNNNNNNCCCAGCTTCCTTGTGCCCGCCCCGCCAGTCCCTGCATCTGCAGGGATCTGATGTGGTTGGGCTCTTCTTGGCTCACTGCCCTGCCCCCCTGCATGGGACATCCCTTAGTGATGCAGTAACGGTTTCTGGTGAGCTGCTGATGGAGGGCTGCATTGCTtgaagtttctggctattgtaagaCTCCCCCCCGCCTGTGGACATTGCTGGGTGTTGGGGTGGCTTTCATTGGAAAAGAGGGTCGTGGAAAACCTTGACTGGCAGCAGTGTGCTCAAGGGTAGGAGTGCAGCCCCCGCATCACCATCACATCACACGTAAGCCAGATCCTGACAGCGGGGCCAGCTCACATcaacctccctctctcccccccagCATCTCCTCCTGTGCTGTCTGCTGCCAGGCAGCCCTGTCCCCATCACCAAACACAAGGGGCTATTTTCTGTGCTCTCACAGACATGTGGCCATAAAAAGGCAGC includes these proteins:
- the Adap1 gene encoding arf-GAP with dual PH domain-containing protein 1 isoform X2 — encoded protein: MASHGNEAARATFESKVPPFYYRPTFSDCQLLREQWIRAKYERQEFVHVEKQEPYSTGYREGLLWKRGRDNGQFLSRKFVLTEREGALKYFNKNDAKEPKAVMKIEHLNATFQPAKMGHPHGLQVTYLKDNSTRNIFIYHEDGKEIVDWFNALRAARFHYLQVAFPGASDADLVPKLSRNYLKEGYMEKTGPKQTEGFRKRWFTMDDRRLMYFKDPLDAFARGEVFIGSKESGYTVLEGLPLSTQGHHWPHGITIVTPDRKFLFTCETESDQREWIAAFQKVVDRPMLPQEYAVEAHFKHKP
- the Adap1 gene encoding arf-GAP with dual PH domain-containing protein 1 isoform X1 — protein: MAGERRRALLELLTRPGNTRCADCGAPDPDWASYTLGVFICLSCSGIHRNIPQVSKVKSVRLDAWDEAQVEFMASHGNEAARATFESKVPPFYYRPTFSDCQLLREQWIRAKYERQEFVHVEKQEPYSTGYREGLLWKRGRDNGQFLSRKFVLTEREGALKYFNKNDAKEPKAVMKIEHLNATFQPAKMGHPHGLQVTYLKDNSTRNIFIYHEDGKEIVDWFNALRAARFHYLQVAFPGASDADLVPKLSRNYLKEGYMEKTGPKQTEGFRKRWFTMDDRRLMYFKDPLDAFARGEVFIGSKESGYTVLEGLPLSTQGHHWPHGITIVTPDRKFLFTCETESDQREWIAAFQKVVDRPMLPQEYAVEAHFKHKP